From the Sphingomonas brevis genome, the window CTATGTTCGATGACGATGCTGTCGATGACGTTTGCCACGTCCTCGAATGCGTCGACGATCCGCTCGAGGTGCTTGAACAGTTCGCGCTTGACGATGAACTCGATCGCATTCCCGTCGCGGTGGGTCTGGAACGCGGCTTTCAGCCCGAGCGAGTGAATTTCGTCGGCATGGCCCTCCATCCGGACCAGCCGTTCGGTCAGTTCGTGGAGGCGGGTGCCATTGTCGCCGACGTTGCGCAGCAGCGGCATCGCCTCCGCGACAAGCCTTGCCGAGTCGACGATGATTGCGGCCATGTCCTTCATTTCCTGGCCGAACTCAGTCACTTCATAAAGTTCGATGGCGGAAGCCGCCGCCTGCATTTCGTCGATCGAATCGTCCATCGCCCCGATCAGCGCGGTGATCGAGCTTCGATCGAACGGGGTGAGGAAGGTTTGCCGAACCGTCTTCAGCACCTCGCGGATGATCTCGTCGGCGTCATGTTCGCGCTCGTAAATCTCACGCGCATTTTCGTGCATGGCCGGCCCGCCCTGGATCAGGCGGCCGATCGCGTCGCCAGCGCCGGTGATGGCCACGGCATGCGCTTCGAACAATTCAAAGAAGCCGCCGGTTTTTGGTAGCAGCCGTTGGAACCAGGCAAACATCGGGCCCACTTTCGATTTCTCGGCGACGACGCTGAGGACCGAAGTCCGGCGCGCCACCTGGTTGAATTCACTGCTGTTAAAGGAACGGATGAGGTCGCGAAGATCGGGTTCCTCGACCGCGTTTGCGGCATCGCTCAGGCTGAACCAGCGCCGCTTGCGTTGCTTCTTCTCTTTCCAGTCGGAAAGTTCCTCGCTCACAGACAGGGGAAACACCTCGACGTCGGCCATCAGCGCCGCGCCGCTGCCCTTGCGCTTGCGGTAGCGATAGGTGCCAAGCGGAGTCGGGCAGACCGCGCCACGAACCCCGGCCTCTTCCTCCGCCTCCTGTGCGGCGGCGGAGTGAGGCGATACCGTGTTTGCGAAATTGCCCTTGGGAATCACCCACCTGCCTGATTCGCGCGACGTCACCAGCAGCACCTGGACCGGCGCGCGGAGCCCGCGGCCGACGTTTCGATAAGGCAGTGCGGCAATTTGGCGAATGGCTCTTACCCCTGTTGAGCGTTGGCGACGGACCTAGAGCCGAGGGATTGCCCCCGCAAGAACAATGACAATGATGTTACAGGTCAGCTTAGCGAGAGCCGCTCGGCGAGACCCACCAATCTTCCAAAGGTCATTAGATCTTCTGCCTCGACATCCTCATCCTCGATCAGGATTCCGAGCCGCTCCTCCATTTCGGTGAGCAGCGTCGCGACCGCCATTGAATCGAACTCCGGAAGGGCGCCGAACAGCTCGGTCTCGTCATCGAATTTGGCGACCCGCGATTTGGCCAGGCTGAGCACGTCGACCAACAGCGATCGCACCGTTTCATCGACTTGATTGCGATCGTCCAACGCCAATTGCGGTCCCCCATGGTCGATATGCCGGGGCCTAAGGAAACTGCAGGCTCAATGCAATTCGTCATTGCGAGGAGCGCAGCGACGAAGCAATCCAGCAATCCAACATCTGGATTGCTTCGCTACGCTCGCAATGACGACACTTAGTCCGACACCCTATCCGCTCGACCATCTGGCGCTGCGCGGCGCGCCGGACGCGGTTGCCCTGGTGGCGGGTGATGAGCCGCTGACATTCGCCGGGCTGGATGCTGCCGTCGGGCGTATGGCTTTCGCATTGATGTCTAAGGGTCTGGAGCCTGGGGACCGCATCGCAACCTGGATGGGCAAGACCCGCATGGCCTGCCTGATGCCGTTGGCGGCGGCGCGCGCCGGGCTGGTCCATGTGCCGATCAATCCTGTCCTGAAGCACGCCCAGGCCGCGCATATTCTCGCCGACAGCGGGACGAAGCTGCTGATTGGCAATCGAGGCCGGCTGGATAGTCTCGGGACCGGCGAACTGGCGTGTGCGAATGCCATCGCTCTGGAGGATTGGGCCGATGGCGCGGAGGCATTGCCGCCATCGTCGTGCGATCCGAACGATCTCGTCGCGCTGCTGTACACAAGCGGCTCGACCGGCCGGCCCAAGGGCGTGATGCTGAGCCACACCAATCTTTGGCTGGGTGCGGTCAGCGTGGCTCGCTACCTTGGGCTTTCGCCAAGCGACCGGACGCTGTGCGTGCTGCCTCTGGCGTTCGACTATGGCCAGAGTCAGCTGCTCTCGACCTGGGCGGCGGGTGGCTGCGCGATCGCCTTCGACTATCTCCTGCCGCGCGACGTGGTTCGGGCGGTCGGACGTCATGACGTCACCGTCCTGGCCGGCGTCCCACCCTTGTGGCTGCAACTGGCCGAACAGGATTGGGGCGATGCCGGCCGAAGCTTGCGAACGCTGACCAATAGCGGGGGTCATCTGCCGGAGCGCGTGGTCCGCCGCTTGCGCGCACTCTTCCCTGAAGCGAAACTGCACCTGATGTACGGTCTCACCGAAGCCTTCCGCTCATCGAGCCTCGATCCTTCGCTGGTCGACGCGAATCCCGACAGCGTCGGCTCGGCCATTCCTTTCGCCGAGCTGATGGTCGTTCGCCCCGACGGAAGCGAAGCGCCAGCTGGCGAGGAAGGCGAGCTGGTCCATGCCGGGCCGCTCGTCGCGCAAGGCTATTGGCACGACGCGACGCGCACCGCCGAACGGTTCAAGCCGGCGCCCGGCTTCAGCAGGCTTGGCGGCATCGCCGTCTGGTCGGGCGATACGGTAGCGAAGGGCGAGGATGGGTTGCTGCGCTTCCGCGGCCGCGACGATGCAATGATAAAGGTGGCGGGCAATCGCATCAGTCCGACCGAAATCGAGGAAGCAGCTCTCGCCAGCGGCGCGGTAAGCGAGGCAGCGGCATTCGGCGTGCCTGATGCGCGGCTGGGGCAGGCCATCCTGCTTGTCGCGGTGGCCAAGGGTCAGGACGCAGAGCAGAGGCTGCTGACCTGGTTCCGGCGCGAGCTTCCCGCGCACATGTTGCCGCAGCGGGTCATGTGGAAGCTGGAATTGCCTGTCGGGCCGAACGGCAAGCTGGACCGCGCTGCCTTGAAGGCTGAGCTCGCATGAAGGCGCTGGGACCGATCCCGCCTGGTTTCGAGAATGACGGCGAAGGCCGGCTGTTGATCGGGGGCCATGATGTCGAGACGTTGGTCGAACATGCGGGTGGCACGCCGTTGTTCGTCTATGACAGCGAGCGGATCGCCCTGCAGGTCCGGCGGTTGCGGACGGCGTTTCCGGAGTTGGGGCTGCATTATGCCGTCAAAGCAAATCCTTACGCGCCGCTACTCGAAGCCATGGCAAATCTGGTCGACGGCTTCGACGTGGCTTCGTCGGGTGAGCTCGGCAAGGTCGCGCATCTCGGCCTGCCGATCAGCTTTGCCGGGCCGGGCAAGCGCTCGCCTGAAATTGAGACCGCGATCCGCGCGGGAATTACCATCAACCTCGAAAGCGAAGGCGAAGCGGAGCGGGCTTTGGCGATCTGCAAGCGCGAGGAGCTGGAGGCCAAGCTGGCGGTGCGGGTCAATCCGCCGTTCGGGCTCAAGGGCTCGGGGCAGAAGATGGGCGGCATCCCGAGCCAGTTCGGAATCGACCATGACCGCGTCCCGGCACTGGTCCGTCGCATCGTCGAGGCAGGCGCCAATTGGCAGGGCCTGCACATATTTGCCGGCAGCCAGGCGCTTCAGGCCGATGCGCTGATCGAGCTGCAGCGCGAAACGGTCGCGCTGGCGGCCTCGATTTGCGAGGAGGCCGGCCAAGTGCCTCCGCACGTCAATCTCGGCGGTGGTTTCGGCATTCCCTATTTCTCCAAGGACGAGCCGCTTGACGTCGAAGCGGTGGGAGAATCGCTTGCCAAGACTCTGACGGAACGACCTAAAATTCTTCGCGACACTAAGTTTGCAATTGAGCTGGGCCGATGGCTGGTTGGCGAGGCGGGGGTCTATCTGACCCGCATCGTCGACAAGAAGGAGAGCCGCGGAAAGACCTTCCTGGTGACCGACGGGGGGCTCCAGCACCAGCTCGCGGCCTCGGGCAATTTCGGCCAGCTGCTGCGCCGCAACTACCCTGTCGCCATCGCCAGTCGAATGGGCGCTGAGGCCGAGGAAGAAGTGACCATTACGGGCTGCCTGTGCACCCCGCTCGACCTCCTGGCCGACGAGGCGATATTGCCCCGGGCGGAGGTCGGCGACCTGGTCGCCATCTTCTGCGCCGGCGCCTATGGCCTCAGCGCCAGCCCGACCGGCTTCCTCAACCAGCCGATGGCGAGGGAGATGCTTGTTTAGCTCGAACCGTCACCCCAGCGGAGGCTGGGGCCCATGTCGCTCCGCAACGCTTGTTTTGAATGACGTGGATCCCAGCCTTCGCTGGGATGACGGTGGAATCAGGGATACACCGCCTCGACGAAATACAGCCCTTCCGGCGGCGCGTTGAGGCCGAGCGCCTGCCGGTCCTTCGCCTCCAGCGCGGTCTTCACATCCCCCGGCGTCCACCGACCGCGCCCGACCAGGGCCAGGCAGCCGACCATCGATCTCACCTGGTGATGGAGGAAGCTCCGGGCGGCGGCGCGGATATGGATTTCCTCGCCGACTTGGCTGACCGTCAGGCTGTCGAGCGTCTTCAACGGACTTTGCGACTGGCAATGGACCGATCGGAAGGTGGTGAAATCATGGCGCCCGACAAGGTGCGCCGCGCCCTCGGCCATCGCCTCCGCATCCAATGCGATCGGCACATGCCACACCTTGCCTTTGTCCAGCGCGGGAGGGGCGCGGCGGTTCAGGATCCGATAGAGGTATCGCCGGCCGACGCAGCTGAATCGCGCATGCCAGTCGTCGGCAACCGGCTCGACCGCCGTCACGCTGACCGGGGCGGGCCTGACCAATGCGTTGATCCCCTCGCGCAACCGATGTTCAGTCAGCGTCTTCATAACGTCGACGTGGGCCGCCATCGCCAGCGCATGCACGCCCGCGTCAGTGCGCCCTGCGGCATGGATCGTGGCCAGCTCCCCGGTCATCCGGAACGCCGCCTGCTCCAGCGCCTCCTGCACCGACGGGCCATGGTCCTGCCGCTGCCAGCCCATGAACGGCCCGCCGTCATATTCGATCGTCAGGCGCCAGCGGGTCATTGAAGCATCGTGCCCTTTGCGATTGCAAAGCCTCGAAGCAGCTCGTTGCCGCTCATCGCGCCCTTACCGGCGCGCTGCAGGAGCGTCGGCCTAAGGGCGCCATTGCCGCACTGGATTAGCAAGCCATCGTCCAATACCTGTCCGTCATTCCCGCGAAAGCGGGAACCCAGATCTTCTATTTGGTCCGCTGGGTCCCCGCTTTCGCGGGGATGACAAGCTGAAGGTTCAACTTCCGCGGCCAGGATCTTGATCCGCTCGCCATTGGCTTCGAACCAGGCGCCTGGGAAGGGCGCCAGGCCACGGACGAGGCGGACCAGCTCGGCCGCTGGCCGTGACCAGTCGATCCGCGCCTCGGCCTTGCTGATCTTGCCGGCATAGGTGACCCCATCCTTGGGCTGCTCGATCGGATCGTAATTGGGCAGGTCGGCGAGCACCTCGACCATCATCGCCGCGCCCAATTTCGCTAACTCTTCCGTGAGTTGTGCAGCATTCTTGTCATCGATTTCAACCGCGCGCTTGAACAGCATCGGGCCAGTATCGAGGCCCGCCTCCATCTGCATGATGGTGATGCCGGTCGCCTCATCGCCGGCCATGATCGCCCGCTGTACCGGCGCGGCGCCGCGCCAGCGCGGCAGCAGCGAGCCATGGACGTTCAAACATCCCAGCATCGGGGCATCCAGGATCGCTTGCGGAAGGATCAGGCCATAGGCGGCGACCACCGCGACGTCGGCCTCCAGCTCGGCGAAGGCCTGCTGCTCCGCTTCACCTCTGAGCGACTTCGGATAGCGAACCTCGATGCCCAGCTCTTCGGCGCGTTGCTGCACCGGGGTCTCTCGCTCGCCCTTGCCGCGGCCGGCGGGGCGAGGCGGCTGGGTATAGGCCGCGACCACCTCATGGCCGGCGTCGACCAGCGCCTCGAGCGTCGGTACCGCAAAGTCCGGGCTGCCCATGAAGATGATCCGCATCGGCGCCCTATGGCCGAGCAGAGGGAAAATTCCTACATGGATTGCTTCGTCACTGCGTTCCTCGCAATGACGGTATCTCTGTCGTCATTGCGAGCGAAGCGAAGCAATCCAGTCATGGCTAGCCACCAAATAGAGGCGCTCACGCAGGCGCTTGCCAGGCTCCCCGGCCTTGGCCCGCGCTCCGCGCGGCGGGCGGTGCTGCACCTGATGAAGAAGCGCGAGGCCTCGCTTGAGCCGCTGCTGGCCGCCCTCCGAGCCGTCGCCGATACGCTGTCGACCTGTTCGACCTGCGGCAATGTCGACACCAGCGATCCGTGCAGCATCTGCCGAGACGCGAAGCGCGACGACCGCCTGCTGTGCGTGGTCGAGGAAGTCGCTGACCTGTGGGCGCTGGACCGTTCGCGGCTGTTTCCCGGCCGTTACCATGTGCTAGGCGGCCGGCTGTCGGCGCTGGAAGGGGTGCGGCCCGAGGATTTGTCGATCGACAGGTTGGTCCAGCGCGTTTCCGCCGGCGGGATCGACGAGGTCGTCCTCGCCATGAACGCGACGCTGGAGGGCCAGACCACGGCCCACTACCTGGCTGAGCGGCTGGAGAAATTTCCTATTCGTCTCACGCAGTTGGCCCACGGTCTTCCGGTTGGCGGCGAGCTCGACTATCTTGACGAGGGGACGCTCGCCCAGGCCTTGCGCGCGCGGCGACCCGTTGCTTGAACCCCTTCACTTGAAAGACTAAATCGCCGCCATGGCCCTTTTGCCCATCTTTGAGACGCCCGATCCGATGCTCCGCCAGATTTCGACGCCGGTCGAAAAGGTGGACGATGAGCTGCGCGCGCTAATCGCCGACATGTTCGAAACCATGTACGCCGCGCCGGGCATCGGCCTTGCCGCGGTGCAGGTCGGCGTTCCCAAGCGGCTTCTCGTGATGGACTTGCAGGAGCCGGAGGATGAGGACGATCCGGAGAGCAAGCCGATCCGCGAGCCACGTGTGTTCATCAATCCCGAGATCATCTCTCACTCGGATCAGGAAGTGCCCTACACCGAGGGTTGCCTGTCGGTGCCCGACCAATATGCCGAGGTGATGCGGCCGGACCGGATCCGCGCCCGCTGGCTCGACGAGCATGGCAAGAGCCACGAGAAGGACCTCGACGGGCTACTGGCCGTCTGCCTGCAGCATGAAATGGACCATCTCGAGGGTATTCTCTTCATCGACCATCTGTCGAAGCTGAAGCGCGACATGGTCCTGAAAAAGCTGGCCAAGGCGCGGAAAGAGCGCGGATTGCGCGCCGCTTGATGGGCGACGCGCCCTATCACGCCCATATTTATTACTCCGACGGGGAACGATCGGCCGCGAGTGCCCTGCGCGATCAATTCACCGCCCGCCCCGAAATCCTGTTCACCGGCCAGATGACCGACCGCGGCGTTGGCCCGCACCCGATCCCTCAATATGAGGTGCACTTCCTTGGATCGTCGCGCGACAGCGTCATCGCCGCGATCGAAGCATCGGGCCTGCGCGCGCTGGTCCATCCGCTGACCAACGACGACCTTGTCGACCATACGACGCTGGCCCACTGGATCGGCGAGCCACTGGAACTGGACGTGTCGGTGCTCGA encodes:
- a CDS encoding pyridoxal-dependent decarboxylase, exosortase A system-associated, with amino-acid sequence MKALGPIPPGFENDGEGRLLIGGHDVETLVEHAGGTPLFVYDSERIALQVRRLRTAFPELGLHYAVKANPYAPLLEAMANLVDGFDVASSGELGKVAHLGLPISFAGPGKRSPEIETAIRAGITINLESEGEAERALAICKREELEAKLAVRVNPPFGLKGSGQKMGGIPSQFGIDHDRVPALVRRIVEAGANWQGLHIFAGSQALQADALIELQRETVALAASICEEAGQVPPHVNLGGGFGIPYFSKDEPLDVEAVGESLAKTLTERPKILRDTKFAIELGRWLVGEAGVYLTRIVDKKESRGKTFLVTDGGLQHQLAASGNFGQLLRRNYPVAIASRMGAEAEEEVTITGCLCTPLDLLADEAILPRAEVGDLVAIFCAGAYGLSASPTGFLNQPMAREMLV
- a CDS encoding DOPA 4,5-dioxygenase family protein is translated as MGDAPYHAHIYYSDGERSAASALRDQFTARPEILFTGQMTDRGVGPHPIPQYEVHFLGSSRDSVIAAIEASGLRALVHPLTNDDLVDHTTLAHWIGEPLELDVSVLDPPGINQGVPRFGKSDF
- a CDS encoding acyl carrier protein; amino-acid sequence: MALDDRNQVDETVRSLLVDVLSLAKSRVAKFDDETELFGALPEFDSMAVATLLTEMEERLGILIEDEDVEAEDLMTFGRLVGLAERLSLS
- a CDS encoding acyl-CoA ligase (AMP-forming), exosortase A system-associated, whose amino-acid sequence is MTTLSPTPYPLDHLALRGAPDAVALVAGDEPLTFAGLDAAVGRMAFALMSKGLEPGDRIATWMGKTRMACLMPLAAARAGLVHVPINPVLKHAQAAHILADSGTKLLIGNRGRLDSLGTGELACANAIALEDWADGAEALPPSSCDPNDLVALLYTSGSTGRPKGVMLSHTNLWLGAVSVARYLGLSPSDRTLCVLPLAFDYGQSQLLSTWAAGGCAIAFDYLLPRDVVRAVGRHDVTVLAGVPPLWLQLAEQDWGDAGRSLRTLTNSGGHLPERVVRRLRALFPEAKLHLMYGLTEAFRSSSLDPSLVDANPDSVGSAIPFAELMVVRPDGSEAPAGEEGELVHAGPLVAQGYWHDATRTAERFKPAPGFSRLGGIAVWSGDTVAKGEDGLLRFRGRDDAMIKVAGNRISPTEIEEAALASGAVSEAAAFGVPDARLGQAILLVAVAKGQDAEQRLLTWFRRELPAHMLPQRVMWKLELPVGPNGKLDRAALKAELA
- the truA gene encoding tRNA pseudouridine(38-40) synthase TruA; translation: MTRWRLTIEYDGGPFMGWQRQDHGPSVQEALEQAAFRMTGELATIHAAGRTDAGVHALAMAAHVDVMKTLTEHRLREGINALVRPAPVSVTAVEPVADDWHARFSCVGRRYLYRILNRRAPPALDKGKVWHVPIALDAEAMAEGAAHLVGRHDFTTFRSVHCQSQSPLKTLDSLTVSQVGEEIHIRAAARSFLHHQVRSMVGCLALVGRGRWTPGDVKTALEAKDRQALGLNAPPEGLYFVEAVYP
- the def gene encoding peptide deformylase — its product is MALLPIFETPDPMLRQISTPVEKVDDELRALIADMFETMYAAPGIGLAAVQVGVPKRLLVMDLQEPEDEDDPESKPIREPRVFINPEIISHSDQEVPYTEGCLSVPDQYAEVMRPDRIRARWLDEHGKSHEKDLDGLLAVCLQHEMDHLEGILFIDHLSKLKRDMVLKKLAKARKERGLRAA
- the recR gene encoding recombination mediator RecR, which gives rise to MASHQIEALTQALARLPGLGPRSARRAVLHLMKKREASLEPLLAALRAVADTLSTCSTCGNVDTSDPCSICRDAKRDDRLLCVVEEVADLWALDRSRLFPGRYHVLGGRLSALEGVRPEDLSIDRLVQRVSAGGIDEVVLAMNATLEGQTTAHYLAERLEKFPIRLTQLAHGLPVGGELDYLDEGTLAQALRARRPVA
- a CDS encoding DUF47 family protein; amino-acid sequence: MLLVTSRESGRWVIPKGNFANTVSPHSAAAQEAEEEAGVRGAVCPTPLGTYRYRKRKGSGAALMADVEVFPLSVSEELSDWKEKKQRKRRWFSLSDAANAVEEPDLRDLIRSFNSSEFNQVARRTSVLSVVAEKSKVGPMFAWFQRLLPKTGGFFELFEAHAVAITGAGDAIGRLIQGGPAMHENAREIYEREHDADEIIREVLKTVRQTFLTPFDRSSITALIGAMDDSIDEMQAAASAIELYEVTEFGQEMKDMAAIIVDSARLVAEAMPLLRNVGDNGTRLHELTERLVRMEGHADEIHSLGLKAAFQTHRDGNAIEFIVKRELFKHLERIVDAFEDVANVIDSIVIEHS
- the fmt gene encoding methionyl-tRNA formyltransferase — protein: MRIIFMGSPDFAVPTLEALVDAGHEVVAAYTQPPRPAGRGKGERETPVQQRAEELGIEVRYPKSLRGEAEQQAFAELEADVAVVAAYGLILPQAILDAPMLGCLNVHGSLLPRWRGAAPVQRAIMAGDEATGITIMQMEAGLDTGPMLFKRAVEIDDKNAAQLTEELAKLGAAMMVEVLADLPNYDPIEQPKDGVTYAGKISKAEARIDWSRPAAELVRLVRGLAPFPGAWFEANGERIKILAAEVEPSACHPRESGDPADQIEDLGSRFRGNDGQVLDDGLLIQCGNGALRPTLLQRAGKGAMSGNELLRGFAIAKGTMLQ